In Candidatus Woesearchaeota archaeon, one genomic interval encodes:
- a CDS encoding SIS domain-containing protein: protein MVEINEKVNVIINEISHVFSHSDFSNISEFIDKILKSKKIVCIGAGRVGYATRGFAMRLKHLGLDSYMLGDSNVPNISENDLLLVSSGSGETQTIFDVVEIAKKNRAVVCLITGNEESRMAKLADVVLLLKAPSKIKDVEGLISVQPMTSLNEQCLGLFFDAVVLLLMEKLNESHETMWERHSNLE, encoded by the coding sequence ATGGTAGAAATTAATGAAAAAGTTAATGTTATTATAAATGAAATAAGCCACGTTTTTTCACATTCTGATTTTTCTAATATCTCTGAGTTTATCGACAAAATTTTAAAATCTAAAAAAATTGTTTGTATCGGAGCAGGTAGGGTTGGTTATGCTACAAGAGGTTTTGCTATGAGGTTAAAACATTTAGGATTAGATAGTTATATGTTGGGAGATAGTAATGTGCCTAACATATCTGAAAATGATTTATTACTAGTAAGTTCTGGTTCAGGTGAAACTCAAACGATTTTTGATGTTGTTGAAATTGCCAAAAAAAACAGAGCTGTGGTTTGTTTGATAACGGGAAATGAGGAATCAAGAATGGCGAAATTAGCAGATGTTGTTTTGTTGCTTAAAGCGCCTTCAAAAATCAAGGACGTTGAGGGTCTAATATCGGTCCAACCTATGACTTCGCTAAATGAGCAATGTTTAGGTTTGTTTTTTGACGCTGTTGTTTTGTTATTAATGGAAAAGCTTAATGAATCTCACGAAACTATGTGGGAAAGACATTCAAATTTGGAGTAA
- the rpe gene encoding ribulose-phosphate 3-epimerase translates to MKKYELSASLICADLMNLENEVKNINESKIEYIHFDVMDGHFVPRLGVFPEMLSGIRKLTKKPIDVHLMISNPEEYIPIFSNAGADIIYVHVENNLHLHRTLKIIKENNVKAGVVLNIATPLSSLDYILEEIEYIMLMAINPGIVGHKIILKIYDKIRAVKEKIKGTNIKIMIDGGVNPETAHLMIKSGADILVGGTSSLFRPKEGTLIQTTKKFREKIDKNLDN, encoded by the coding sequence ATGAAAAAATACGAATTAAGTGCGTCTTTAATTTGTGCAGATTTAATGAATCTTGAAAATGAAGTAAAGAATATAAATGAATCCAAAATAGAGTATATTCATTTTGATGTTATGGATGGTCATTTTGTGCCAAGACTAGGTGTATTTCCAGAAATGCTATCTGGAATAAGAAAATTGACAAAGAAACCAATAGATGTTCACCTCATGATTTCAAACCCGGAGGAGTACATACCTATATTTTCAAATGCTGGAGCGGACATAATTTATGTTCATGTAGAAAATAATTTACATTTGCATAGAACATTAAAAATTATAAAAGAAAATAATGTTAAAGCAGGAGTTGTACTAAATATTGCAACACCTTTATCGTCCTTGGATTATATATTGGAGGAAATAGAGTATATCATGTTAATGGCAATTAATCCGGGCATTGTAGGACACAAGATTATCCTTAAAATATATGATAAAATTAGAGCTGTCAAAGAAAAAATAAAGGGCACAAATATAAAAATAATGATTGATGGTGGTGTTAATCCAGAAACAGCACATTTAATGATAAAAAGTGGTGCTGATATTTTGGTGGGTGGAACGTCATCTCTTTTTAGACCTAAAGAAGGCACTTT